A genomic region of [Eubacterium] eligens ATCC 27750 contains the following coding sequences:
- a CDS encoding peptidyl-prolyl cis-trans isomerase, with protein sequence MADNNAASDKEKVVTKYDRKMQKRKEEERKEAKRRFITKWVSIAVLAVIILGCGTAAGLKLNSIYNDYIEVNDDKISQIEFDFYYGIAKTNNLNTAIYGTMTYGDYYTSYMGYKTSQSDKSQEYSTDYTWYDYFANSAVSTIKETKALLEDADANGFEYDNEAADYDEFIGKLKDAAGEADMSYSDYLKQLFGKKANEKRVKVFLKDYLKSTAYQEVLTEKLAATDEEADEYYQSNKDTYDKFKYRTFTVKAGSSDSSDMAEAKTKADKFASGVTSEATFATQCRIYSNDEEDKYAADDASLVSDVKKSDIESACADWIVSSDRSEGDVTVIEDSANSCYYIVYYINRTYDGADDDSIKSTVLNKKYSEYIKKYTDEYSVNVKKRFSYK encoded by the coding sequence ATGGCTGATAATAATGCGGCATCAGATAAGGAGAAGGTTGTTACTAAATATGACCGTAAGATGCAGAAACGAAAAGAAGAAGAGAGAAAAGAAGCTAAGAGAAGATTTATTACTAAATGGGTCAGCATAGCAGTTTTAGCTGTTATCATACTTGGCTGCGGTACGGCAGCAGGTCTTAAACTTAATAGCATTTATAATGATTATATTGAGGTTAATGATGATAAAATAAGTCAGATAGAGTTTGACTTCTATTATGGAATTGCCAAGACAAACAATCTTAACACAGCTATATATGGCACTATGACATATGGTGATTATTACACATCTTATATGGGATATAAGACAAGCCAGTCAGATAAGAGCCAGGAATATTCAACAGATTATACATGGTATGATTATTTTGCTAATTCAGCAGTTTCAACTATTAAAGAGACTAAAGCCTTATTAGAAGATGCTGATGCAAATGGATTTGAATATGATAATGAAGCTGCTGATTATGATGAATTCATTGGTAAATTAAAGGATGCAGCAGGCGAAGCAGATATGTCTTATTCAGATTATCTTAAACAGCTTTTTGGAAAGAAAGCAAATGAAAAGAGGGTTAAGGTGTTTTTAAAGGATTATCTTAAGAGCACTGCATATCAGGAGGTGCTTACAGAGAAGCTTGCAGCAACTGATGAGGAAGCAGATGAGTATTATCAGTCAAATAAAGATACATATGATAAGTTTAAGTACAGAACATTTACAGTGAAAGCCGGAAGCTCTGACTCATCAGATATGGCAGAAGCAAAGACAAAGGCAGATAAATTTGCTTCAGGAGTAACAAGCGAAGCTACATTTGCCACTCAGTGCAGAATTTATTCAAATGATGAAGAAGATAAGTATGCTGCTGATGATGCATCATTAGTCAGCGATGTTAAGAAGAGCGACATTGAATCAGCATGTGCTGACTGGATTGTTTCATCTGACAGAAGTGAGGGTGATGTAACTGTTATAGAAGACAGCGCCAATTCATGCTACTATATTGTTTATTATATTAATAGAACTTATGATGGGGCAGATGATGATTCTATAAAATCGACAGTGCTTAATAAAAAATATTCAGAATATATCAAGAAATATACTGATGAATATAGTGTTAATGTAAAGAAGAGATTTTCATATAAGTAG
- a CDS encoding HAD family hydrolase — protein sequence MLDLSNCRCIIFDLDGTILDSTQVWAKVDMDFLGRRGIPVSKEYMQEIKTHTFESGSVYTKEKYNLPESTEEIMKEWYDAACKAYTDKVVLKPYAKAFIEQMHNNGFKIVSATSSDRALFEPCLRRNGIYDFFDAFTQTNEVSRGKKFPDVYMKAAGKAGCSVNECIVFEDVLSAAQGAKSGGFTVVAVYDEASADDWQDICQIADYNIRSYSELM from the coding sequence ATGTTAGATCTTAGTAACTGCCGGTGTATCATATTCGACCTTGATGGAACTATACTTGATTCAACACAGGTATGGGCTAAGGTTGACATGGATTTTTTGGGCAGAAGAGGAATTCCTGTATCTAAGGAATATATGCAGGAGATTAAGACACATACATTTGAATCCGGTTCGGTATATACTAAGGAAAAGTATAATCTGCCGGAATCTACAGAAGAAATCATGAAAGAATGGTATGATGCAGCATGTAAGGCATACACTGACAAGGTGGTGTTAAAGCCGTATGCGAAAGCTTTTATAGAACAAATGCATAATAATGGCTTTAAGATTGTATCGGCAACATCATCAGACAGGGCACTTTTTGAGCCATGCCTTAGAAGAAATGGAATATATGATTTTTTTGATGCATTTACACAGACAAATGAAGTATCCAGAGGAAAGAAATTTCCGGATGTATATATGAAAGCAGCCGGCAAAGCAGGGTGCAGTGTGAATGAATGTATTGTGTTTGAAGATGTGTTATCGGCTGCACAGGGAGCCAAGAGTGGCGGTTTTACTGTTGTGGCAGTATATGATGAGGCTTCAGCGGATGACTGGCAGGATATTTGTCAGATAGCCGATTACAATATCAGAAGTTACAGTGAATTAATGTGA